In the genome of Magnolia sinica isolate HGM2019 chromosome 2, MsV1, whole genome shotgun sequence, one region contains:
- the LOC131236463 gene encoding protein CPR-5: MSISSMEIPLRTLAPCSCNSSSSPKIPLSEPSRFENRGPPKECKEAVSSSALLPLLTDDADRVVSETAAAQSNPAVGVSPAQDSPKSSHKGRVVIRKKKRTPRPSFPASSSSSSSSSAASSQPHGGVRHFSLRRRNLSAPCGPRGGHDVQALALPLGMSIAAIVAQVLDRKDAAGERFPADNLSMICIAAVKESVASVFGDRFEGFMRNFETSFGSTLKTLRLLNQVSLNEEGGSLCTSDVINSHLEGPPVLDTHTQPAEDIETSFGSTLKTLRLLNQVSLNEEGGSLCTSDFINSHLEGLPVLDTHTQPAEDIETSFGSTLKTLRLLNQVSLNEEGGSLCTSDVIDSHLEGPPALDTHTQPADVKAIHENAPSNSVNHELILRGDMNQQPVSLSQSVSGSGYNQSALSTFEKSVMEQARSNDLKMYELALVMKRLQLKESQLALSSDSNILERCKLSMGISKASFKVEKFKSQLEDTRHAELLKKCIDCLVAGLLIMSACLMYGAYVYSYKRISEATDSCTSPPKESKSWWVPNPMSSVTSGFHSLKCHATVLSRMLFGVLMILVIAYSLLQRSATSRQTMPVTVILLLLGVVCGFFGKLCVDTLGGSGYCWLLHWETLCLLHFFANVCTPFLFCILHGPLSMSQGAQQQVLLPYWIRRVAFYSTMLLFLPLLCGLMPFASPHDWQEHFSSLVADKLFDPVLGERS, from the exons ATGTCTATTTCTTCAATGGAAATCCCTTTACGTACTCTCGCACCATGCTCCTGCAACTCCTCTTCTTCCCCCAAAATCCCTCTGTCGGAACCTTCCAGATTTGAAAACCGCGGACCACCAAAAGAATGCAAGGAAGCTGTGTCCTCATCAGCCCTTCTCCCTCTCCTCACCGACGATGCGGATCGCGTCGTGAGCGAAACTGCCGCGGCCCAGTCGAATCCAGCGGTCGGTGTTTCTCCAGCGCAGGACTCTCCGAAATCTTCCCATAAAGGCAGAGTGGTTatcagaaagaagaaaagaacgcCAAGACCTTCTTttcctgcttcttcttcttcttcctcttcctcttctgctGCTTCTTCTCAGCCACATGGAGGAGTGAGGCACTTCTCTCTGAGACGCCGGAACCTGTCGGCGCCCTGCGGGCCCCGCGGTGGGCATGATGTCCAGGCCCTCGCGCTTCCTCTAGGGATGTCGATCGCTGCCATAGTTGCGCAG GTTCTGGACCGGAAGGATGCTGCAGGAGAAAGGTTTCCAGCAGACAATCTTTCTATG ATCTGCATAGCAGCTGTGAAGGAGTCTGTGGCGAGT GTCTTTGGAGACAGATTTGAAGGTTTCATGAGAAACTTTGAAACTTCATTTGGCAGCACGCTGAAGACATTGCGGCTGCTCAACCAAGTATCTCTTAATGAGGAAGGAGGTTCTTTATGCACTTCTGATGTTATAAATTCTCATTTGGAAGGCCCGCCTGTTCTTGACACTCATACACAACCTGCTGAAgacattgaaacatcatttggcAGCACACTGAAGACATTGCGACTGCTCAACCAAGTATCTCTTAATGAGGAAGGAGGTTCTTTATGCACTTCTGATTTTATAAATTCTCATTTGGAAGGCCTGCCTGTTCTTGACACTCATACACAACCTGCTGAAgacattgaaacatcatttggcAGCACACTGAAGACTTTGCGACTGCTCAACCAAGTATCTCTTAATGAGGAAGGAGGTTCTTTATGCACCTCTGATGTTATAGATTCTCATTTGGAAGGCCCGCCTGCTCTTGACACTCATACACAACCTGCTGATGTCAAAGCCATCCATGAGAATGCCCCATCGAATTCTGTAAACCATGAGCTCATCCTGCGTGGTGATATGAACCAACAGCCGGTGAGTCTTTCTCAAAGTGTATCTGGTTCCGGATATAATCAATCTGCCTTGAGTACCTTTGAAAAATCCGTCATGGAGCAAGCTCGCTCGAATGACCTCAAGATGTATGAGCTCGCTCTTGTCATGAAACGGTTGCAGTTAAAAGAATCACAGCTGGCACTCTCTTCTGATTCAAATATTTTGGAGAGGTGTAAACTATCTATGGGAATATCTAAGGCATCTTTCAAAGTGGAGAAATTTAAGAGCCAGCTGGAGGATACAAGGCATGCCGAACTACTAAAGAAGTGTATAGACTGCCTTGTTGCTGGCCTGCTTATAATGTCAGCCTGCCTCATGTATGGGGCTTATGTTTACTCTTACAAACGTATCTCGGAGGCCACTGACTCTTGTACATCTCCACCCAAG GAATCGAAATCTTGGTGGGTTCCAAATCCAATGTCATCTGTTACCTCAGGGTTTCATTCTCTGAAATGCCATGCCACAGTTCTGAGCCGCATGCTGTTTGGAGTGCTGATGATACTGGTGATCGCTTATTCACTTCTCCAACGTTCGGCGACTTCAAGGCAGACCATGCCAGTGACGGTTATCTTATTGCTGTTAGGAGTTGTCTGTGGCTTTTTTGGCAAGCTGTGTGTTGACACTTTAGGCGGGAGCGGATATTGCTGGCTTTTGCATTGGGAGACACTCTGTTTGCTGCATTTCTTTGCAAATGTCTGCACGCCTTTTCTGTTTTGTATTCTGCACGGTCCTCTTTCCATGTCTCAAGGGGCCCAACAGCAGGTCTTGTTGCCATACTGGATTCGGCGAGTCGCATTTTATAGCACCATGCTTTTGTTTCTCCCCTTGCTGTGCGGTCTGATGCCATTTGCATCACCCCATGACTGGCAAGAGCACTTCTCCTCCCTTGTGGCAGATAAGTTATTTGATCCAGTTTTGGGGGAGAGAAgctga